The DNA sequence AGAGGGCAACTTTTGATATTGCAACCAAAAGTTTAAAGATTTCATGCcaagttcaaattttatttattctGCAATTCCAATCTTCAATCTCATATAAGCAAAGTAGCTTTCTGCAATCTACCAACTCATATTTGACTACGCATTCTCTGCCTAACATTCAAGAACAAAGTACTCGGCAAGAAAATGACGATTTTTTTTAGTGTGCGGTGAGATCGTCACCTGATGTTACTAATCCACATATTATAGCATGAGTACAAAGAAACTTTGACCTAAGTGtgtaatattaataatatagaCACGTGTTATAATATGAGTGGATTGGTGATACTAACGAAATGACAGTCACGCTGAAAAACTTATTTAAAAGAAGATGGTAGTGTATATAAGCATTGTTTAATGATGGCCCTAAGCAACAATGATTAAGGCAAAGTTCTCCGATATAAAATGCACCAGCTAATATTTTAAAAGGACAATTAGGTTTGGATTCAATTggctaataattaagaaataaGAGTAGGACTGGGATGCTTCTAAAGCAGAATCTTctcccctcctctctctcttgcaTAATTTGCTTCCTTTTGGTGTTGCATTTTAGCCCCTATAGGGTTTAGGAAATTTCATTTCTGTCCTTTCTAATTGAAcataattttatgaattttgcTGGAATTTCCTCCCTCAGGTACTGTCTACCTCCTCACTAAGCGCGCTCTTCTTGTCATTTCAACTTTATCTTCATATTGAATTTGGCCTGAAGTCTTTCTTTAACTTGATCAAATAAtggtatttatatatatatatatatatatatatatgaatatatgtgtgtgtatgtacgtGTGTGTATGTACAATATAATATGTGTCTGCAAGAAATCCTGAATGATGAAAGCATATTCTGCATAAAATCAGAAACTATGTCCTCAACAAACAAAGGGGACATAGACAAAGCAGTCAACGAAGGTCACAAGAGTTGTGATAAATTAAGGTGGCAGGTTAGAATATTTTGATTGATAAGATTAAGCGGTGTATTAGatttaattaatgaaaaaaagtaAACTAACAGTGAGAGCATTTGTCCTATagttaaaattttcattgtacAGAAAATACGACTTAATAAATTGTGTTCTCGACACATTGATAAATTTCACCTAGGAGTTTAAAGTTAAATCACTAGCTACGATTGGTAGGTTTAGACTAATATgtacaaaattttctttttcttttttgttgtggGGGCTTGTTCAAAGTGATGCGTCATGGACGGGACAAAAGGGTACTACGCAACTGCTCATTGTGCATGTTCATGTTCAAGATATGAAAATGACAAAGAAGCTGCCGGACCCCCCCCCCCATCTTAAAGCACTGATGTTCAATTTAAAACCATATGCTTCAGTGTATGACGTGCATTGATGAATAGAGTATTGACCGTAGAGTTAAAGTTCACTATTAACAATTCTCGATACGTATACTGATGCATACTAAAAAAATGCGTCGTATAGAGATACTACACAATAACATGCTAGACTTTTGTCATTCACTGCGGAAAACTCTAAACACAAGACCGTACGTGTAGGATCTTTTGTACTTAACAAGCGGAGCAGTGGACAATTCTTATTCGGAGACACGTGAGATCAAGTGAGGATTTTGGATAAATAGTATGTTATGAAATACTCCACAATAACATGCTCGACTTTTGTCATTCAATGCGGAAAACTCTTTAACATAAGACCGTAGGTGTAGGATCTTTTGTACTCAACAAGCGGAGCATTGGGCAGTTCTTATTCGGAGACACGTGAGATCAAGTGAGGATTTTGGACTAATAGTATGTTATGAAATGTGAGCGTCCAACTCAAAACTAATTAACAGATAAATAACCCAACTAAAAACTAATTGAAAATGACTCGTAAGTAAAAACTGAAAGCCCAAAAcaataagggtgcgtttgttgcgccggactgtctcggactggactagctgccgggactaagctggactggcttagactggactaagctggactaacttagtgaagcgtttggtgcagtctcggactaagaagcaggataagaaaaacagtactgttcaccagatttgtgtttgcttagactaggactacaaatCTTTgtcattgtgtaatagagtaatgctacaaatctcatgatatgggttaattggagcatatttttgccatgtatattatgaatcttaaaaaaaattgacaattgttttgtttctattacctgctaatagaattgggtttaatttgcaaatgtagcttgatttaaactctatcacccaacagaagaaaaataatagtggccaatacatgcaacttcaacaaatacaagtacataagatctccataatttagaaaatcctagttaacattagttaacattagccaaaatagatctccataatttacaaaatggctagttaacataagccaaaatactagtgcaaagctaagttataagtcataacataagactgtatgattaataaaatacatccatgttaacattagccaaaatcctcatccgcTTGCGTTGTCTCTTAAAAGTctttggacgaacactttcttgagttccggtttgattgccctgaacactcccacattttttggtttatccaaaataagagacaatgcatcaatttgatccataggagagagacccattgcttcaagttcattagctatgtcagtatgatctgcagtaccttgaactaaagcttcagttaccatttgcatcctcttcccactttcaacataaaaatctttcagtccactgataattgcctcggttccatcacttgaacttcccacagctcttttcctctttctttggctattttcagatggggtgctttgttggctttgttggttcattgaagaaacaaaattatcacctccaatatcactttcaccaacatgatcatgactttgttcctccaccatttgagcaggggtttcggctacattacccgtagcccgatcttttccaaatatatatgcaaatctatcaaacagtggaaaaggtttgcttctccatccatcggcttctttatttctctaagattatatcaacatagcaaaactaaaatttagcatgcgtaacaaatataggagcaagaatataactaatgcataaataaaataggatatgaacctgcacataagtttgccatgcgtcatcactgtcaacttcaacgcactttttgacatcattccatgcaaatccacttgtgtttatcatgtcaacgaccatactatatgtttttttccatttcttcaacttggactcaatatgtggatttgcctttatatttgaatgaggacataaaacattgacagcttttgctatttcaaccaaagtaccttgtttgaaagcaccggtgtcacaccgttgcttccgagcaacaaaatcctcaagaactcctagtaatacttcttcctcaaatgcttcccatttacgccttcttccttttggctcttgagtagcattcaaaatattttcgttatccatacctaaacaaaaaatattttaatgaaggaaaataccatacaaataatcaatttgcataatatccaatcaacttgcataatatccaatcaacttgcataatatccaattaatttgcataccatccaatcattgtgctaatatctaacaaatgcatgataaaaaggaatactaaaataaaatgttatcattaaaacatatagctagttcggttgctggttcctaattgctctccactcattatacatttcctCAGCCATATCATTCCTCATTGCAGTCCACTGGTCCGATGATTgaacactaccaacatattcaccttcttctgtattttgtccatcttctattattggcaaattctccattggatctactaacatctcttgcctaataagattgtgtagtaggcaacaagcggtaattattcgaccttgtgtccttatcggatagaaagatggactccttagtatcgaccaccttccttttagcaagccaaaacagcgttcaattacattccttgccttagaatgcttcatgttaaaatattcttccttattagaaggtgttcgtccctcccattcagatacatgataaggtattcctctatagggtgcaaggaatccttcaccatttgtataaccactatctacaaggtaataacaacctaatgaagaaaaaaaaacagaccttattagtgttttgtagttgacaaacagaactaaacctaacttagaaagttgagactaagtaataatcttacccgctggtaccttaaaaccattaggcctactaattgcatcatgtagcactctagagtctgatgcggaaccctcccaccccggaaacacatatatgaactgcatatctcctgaacacacacctaacacattagttgcgactcgaccctttcttgttcggtatcttggtttgtcaatttcaggtacatgcacatcaatgtgtgttccatccaatgctcccaagcaattcttaaaaataaaaaataaaaaactttttgttaatttatacaaaggcaatgaagagttaaagcttaaggaaaatgaaaaatatttctcatcataccttaaaacatcgccacctagcatctgtagaatcaataggcacaggctgtgggacttttagtaggaaaccttgtaatcgcaaaattccttgcaatacgctattgaaatacctacttatagtctctcccgacctataaaatctaccgccaacactacgattcttagtatgatgtgctaatatttgtaaagtcatacacacctgttcctctacagacaccaaaccatcagtttttaccctcccatcttgacgaagtaagtcgcataatatgccaaaagtccttctatccattctcaattcgttaacacattcagtatcagtattccctattataccattcagataacacaaactaatctctcgtctaataagtgaacggttagtcaatgtgggtcgttcaacatgtctctgtttgccacgtagcatcatcaccacaagaatcgtacaaatacaaattgtttccaaataagacatctctaacaataagatcaataaaagcttccttcgatccatatctatccaaacaaaaaaaaaacaaaaaacaaattaactaaatcattaacccgaggcaacaaatatacatatggcgttgaaaaaaaaaagttttcattaacccgaggcatcatattcaaaatgttctactcttatacatctataaacatgtgtctaagaacactagtatgaggattgctatcattgctaggcattgcatgtgaaaagggaaattaaaggacacctgtaatgcagtagccttagccttagccttccgtttatgctcctcttctctgcaaccaacaaccacaacaaattgcaattcagcatcaaccccacacaatacaaaacattcacattgtatacacagtacatacatacacactgcaaacacagtacatacatacactgcatacatacacactgcaaacacagtacatacatacacacactacatacactgcatacactacacacacactacatacactacacacatacactgcatacactacacacacaccctgcaagtacacacacagtgcatacatacatacacacactgcatacaccctgcatacaccctgcatacatacacactgcatacacagtacacaaacacacacacacactacatacactacacttacacacacactgcatacactacacacacaccctgcatacacactgcacacacacacactcacactcacacactgcacacacacacacacactgcatacatactgcatacacacacacactgcatatatacacacacactgcatacatacacacacactcacacttacacacactgcatacatactgcatacatacacatacactgcatacatactacatacatacacacacacacactgcatacatacacacacactcacacttacacacacactgcacacacacacactcacactcacacactgcatatatacacacacacacacactgcgcacacgcacacacactgcacacactgcatagacacacacatactgcacacactgcatagacacacacacactgcatacacactcacacacactgcacacacacacacaaactgcatacacactcacacacacactgcacacacacacacacactgcatacacacacacacacactgcatacacacacacacacacactcacactcacacactgaacacagtcacacacacacacacactggacacacacatacacacactgcatatatacacacacacacaaactgcacacacacactgcatacacacacaaattgcacacacacacaaactgcacacacacacactgcatacacacacaaactgcacacacacacaaactgcacacacacacacactacatacacacacacacactgcacacacactcacactcacacacactcacactcacacactgaaCACTCACACACTGAACAcagtgacacacacacacacacgaggacagagtgcaacaaactcttaccctcacacacacactctgtttttatactcacacacacacactgcatacatacttgcatacacacacactgcacacacacacacacactgcacacacacacacacgcacacacacacacacactgcatacatactgcatacatacacacacacacacacacactgcacacactgcatagacacacacacactgcacacactgcatacacactcacacacacactgcacacacacacacaaactgcatacacactcacacacacactgcacacacacacacacacacactgcatacacacacacactgcacacacactcacactcacacacactcacactcacacttacactcacactcacacacaaacacacacacacactgcacacttacactcacactcacactcacactcacactcacacttacacacacactgcatacatactgcatacatacacacacacactgcatacatactacatacatacacacacacacacaaactgcacacacacactgcatacacactgaacacagtcacacacacacacacactggacacacacatacacacacacacaaactgcacacacacactgcatacacacacaaattgcacacacacacaaactgcacacacacacactgcatacacacacaaactgcacacacacacaaactgcacacacacacacactacatacacacacacactgcacacacactcacactcacacacactcacactcacacactgcatacacactcacacacacactgcacacacacacacacaaactgcatacacactcacacacacactgcacacacacacacacactgcatacacacacacactgcacacacactcacactcacacacactcacactcacacttacactcacactcacacacaaacacacacacacacacaaacacttacactcacactcacactcacactcacactcacacacacattttacacacacaactcacacacacattttacacacacaactcacacacatacacacaaaaacagattacacacacacacacggacatattgcacacacattttacacacacaactcacacacacacactgcaaatAACACaggttacacacacacacacggatagattacacacacattttacacacacaactcacacacacacatatattacaCAGGTTACACagattacatacacacacacacacacacaaacacactcacacacacacaaacacacagacaaattttttttcagtacacacaaacacacacacagagagcaCACACCTGAGACTAATCTCAATTTCATcttatgaaaaccccaaattctaatctcaatttcacctaaataacaaaaccctaatttgttcaattgcaaatccacttgtatattatgaatttctcaaacccaaaacaataaaatcaaataaacctcagttaatatcacaaacaaatccacacaaatcGACGAAAAAAAATCCAAGATTCGAAGCTTACCGACTAGAGGCAGATGACAACGACCAGATGCAAGGACGACGATGAGCGTGAGGACGATGTGGGAGCACGGCAAGGACGACGACGAGGGCAGACGCAGAGAtgaggacgatgtgggatgtgagATGTGGGAAGACGCGGTTTCTCTGGCTTACGAGTCCGCCCGAATTTGGGATCCCTCGTGAAGAACGGCTAAGCCCCCCCTTAGTCCTAGCGAATCCCACCTAAGCTCATTAAAGCTAATCCCGGTACCCACCAAACACTggactatagtctagtccagtccagtcccagcgaatcctgtcaaacaaacgtgccctAAGTTTCCAACTCACCAAAAATTAGGGTTGGACCTTGCTGACCACAGAAGACATAGATTGGGCCGAATTAACCATATAAAGTTGGATTGGGGTTAAAACgactcaaaagtaaaaaaaccaaaaactaggGGCGTAATTGCAAATCACTTCCACCTGTCCAAGCAACGAGCCGCCACGCGTcgaattttcccaaaacttTACTAACTCACCCGGTCCTCCAACAATTTCATCGGGCCAGTTTAAGGCGCTGAGAGAAATCGAGAGAGGTCGTTCCTCACGAAGCAAAGCATATTTCTGAAATTTCCCAAAAAACCAGAACCGGAAAAGCGAGCAGCACAGAGATCCGATGGCGTTGGAGTGGGTTGTCCTCGGGTACGCCGCTGCCGCGGAGGCGATCATGGTGCTCCTCCTCACGATCCCCGGCCTCGACGGCCTCCGCAAGGGCCTCGTCACTGTCACCCGCAACCTCCTCAAACCGTTTCTCTCAGTGGTGCCGTTCTGCCTCTTCTTGCTCATGGACATCTACTGGAAGTACGAGACTCGCCCGAGCTGCGAAGGCGACTCCTGCACTCCCTCGGAGTACCTCCGCCACCAGAAGTCGATCATGAAGAGCCAGCGCAACGCGCTCTTGATCGCCGCCGCCTTGATCTTCTACTGGCTCCTCTACACCGTCACCCACCTCGTTGTCCGCATCGAGCAGTTGAACCAGCGCGTCGAGCGCTTGAAGAATCGCGACTGAATCCACTCGGTTTGCATTTCGATTTCCAGTCTTTTAGCTTTATTTTGTGTTTCGATGGAGAGATTGGGTTAATTGCACTTCGTTTATATCCGATTTTGGAACTTAGTTTATATCGGATTTTTGAATTTCTGTGTTATGTGATGTTATAGTGTTGTGGCattagccattagggttttgattttaatCTGGCACTTGGAAATTACTAATCTGTCTCTGAATTTCTGGGAATGTTGTTAGTATAATTATGTATTATCAATATTTTTTGAGTCTTCATCtctatatattttataattttgtttgttGGAGACTGAATTTAGATTACTTGGAGATAACTTGTGATTTGGGTATTTATTAGTTTAGATTAATATGCATTTGGGTTTGTGAGGTTTAATGAGTGATTATGGCTGATAAATGCCCCATTTAGGCGTTGATCGTAACAGATGGACTGGCATTTTCTGGTCAATTGTTGATGTAGATGGACTAGAGAATCGAGATTAAGGTGCCATAGACTAATGATAAGCACGATCCGTTTAGCCTTTTACAACTTAATCCAGTAGGCTCGTGTAATGACTTACTATGCCTTTGAATTATCAGGGGGTGGCTGTGTTGCTCGCGCTTTGTGTTTCTTCCTTTAGTTCTTAGCCTCAACTTAGTTTCCGTTCACTCGTTAAGCTTGTGCTGAGCTGACGGAAGGAAGACATAGTATGTTCTATTAGAATTGTAGAAGGCATAGCGGCATGGATCTAGAAGGCAGCCTCAAAACCAGAACTTGGCCACCTGCTAAGCAAAGAGGCCAAGCGTCTAATCTAGCTGGCTGCTTAAGGAAAATAGGGTTGTTTGTGTTGATCATACATTGCCGTTGTCTGCAATGAAGTGTCCTAGTAAACCTAGCTTAGAGGTAAGCTCCCTGAACTGGGTCATCCCCGCATTCATGATGTTTCAGTTACGACCCTCTCCATTTGTAGGGAGCCGACCGCTGCTTGTTTGAAAAGTGGAAAGCCATTTTCTTTCAGAAGGCATTGGAATTCGGTTGCCTTCTTACTCTGTAGGTCTCTGGATGGAGCTTGTTGGTTGGGGGATCTATTCTTAGAAAAACCAGGCACTGAGTTGGCCGTGGCTTCATGAGAAGTCTAGGCGATTGTGAAGT is a window from the Malus domestica chromosome 16, GDT2T_hap1 genome containing:
- the LOC114822347 gene encoding uncharacterized protein, which produces MALEWVVLGYAAAAEAIMVLLLTIPGLDGLRKGLVTVTRNLLKPFLSVVPFCLFLLMDIYWKYETRPSCEGDSCTPSEYLRHQKSIMKSQRNALLIAAALIFYWLLYTVTHLVVRIEQLNQRVERLKNRD
- the LOC139192800 gene encoding uncharacterized protein, which encodes MDNENILNATQEPKGRRRKWEAFEEEVLLGVLEDFVARKQRCDTGAFKQGTLVEIAKAVNVLCPHSNIKANPHIESKLKKWKKTYSMVVDMINTSGFAWNDVKKCVEVDSDDAWQTYVQRNKEADGWRSKPFPLFDRFAYIFGKDRATGNVAETPAQMVEEQSHDHVGESDIGGDNFVSSMNQQSQQSTPSENSQRKRKRAVGSSSDGTEAIISGLKDFYVESGKRMQMVTEALVQGTADHTDIANELEAMGLSPMDQIDALSLILDKPKNVGVFRAIKPELKKVFVQRLLRDNASG